atagaaaaatcaGTATCTAATAAACTACAATATTTCAgcaataaaacaatcaaattgactggaaaagttatttataatataacaaaatgtaaaaccaTAGTAATGAATGAACAAAACTTCTTAATGAGAGAAActgcaaaacattttaacacaaCACATACCACTTTTAGCAGAATAATTAGCTGTTATCAAAGATACAATAGAATTCAAAATCTTCTAGGTCCTGGAAGACTCagcatttcaaataaaagaaatgagCGTTCACTTATTCGCATAgtgagaaaaataaaagtttatcatCTACTGATCTCAGTCGAAAAGGACAAAATGCTTCTGGTGTTGTTGCTAGTGCTCAAACAATTAGAAGAGTCCTACAAAACACAACTACATGTGGTGAGCTGCATCCAAAAAACTATGTCTATTGATAAAAAATCAGAAACAAGAAAAACCTGGTGTTTATCTCATAAAATTTGGTCTATGAGCATGTGGCACAACAATCTTTTCAGAGATGAAATAAACGTTGAAgttgattaaagaaaaaaccAAGTGATGATGAGATGAAAGTCACATTACAAAATGGACCTAAATTGTTCTACAAATAGAACAAAATGGTAGTGGTAGTATAGGCATCTGGGCCTGAATGAACTATGAAGGTgttgataatttcaaaatatttgatgGAAGGCTTGATTCTCTAAGATATTTAGACATATTGGATAATTATTTGATGCCTTCTATTGACATTTTCCCAAAAGACATGGGAATCTTCCCACAAGATAATGCTACATGCTGCTAAGATTTGCAAGTAATTGTTTGAggaaaacaacattaaaatcatGTCTTGGTCTACCAATAGTTTTGATCTAAATTACATAGAGAACTTGTGGCCTGGGTTAAACCATAATCTTGGTCGAATTAAAATAAACGAGCTGGACCAGCTGAAAGAATTAGTAACAAAATTACTAAATAGTGATCCAAAGGTGATTACTGAGAATTTAGTAAACTCCATGCCAAATCATACCAATTAATGCTTAAAAGCAAAAGGATTGTCAACAAattgttaattctttttttttttatattttgtaagtattttttaattaaggtttgttaattttgtttttatgattagtttattatggcaacattttttttttttgatacttgaACTAATGAACACTTACTAATGAACTAATGAATTAATGAAcacttaatttaatttcattatttcagtttttaattttcttaatttttattactttataagaaatttatattgtgattattaaatgtatttcaataaaaaaaaattaggaaataatcacttttagtttataaaatatctaatttcaAACTTATATTCATACTAAAATAACATGATGGATTGTTAATAATCGCCAAtactgtgtgtgtatatatatatataaatatatatatatataaatatatatatatatataaatatatatatatatataaatatatatatatatataaatatatatatatatatatataaatatatatatatataaatatatatatataaatatatatatatataaatatatatatatatatataaatatatatatatatataaatatatatatatatataaatatatatatatataaatatatatatatatataaatatatatatatatatatatataaatgtatatatatatatatatatttatatatatacatataatatatatatacatataatatatatatatacatataatatatatatataaaatatatatatatatatatataaaaactccAACGAATTCAAAATAGCTTATCTTGAATGGTTTTCCATTCTCCTATTCATTTAAATGCGGTattggtgtagtggtaagagcggtattatgcggtagtggtgtagtggtaagagcgctcgctttgtaagcgagaggttcggagttcaactcccaccacgtccctggaagtaccgcgctcaacttagtttctccacgcagcggccttgctcggcaaggttcgtgtttcggagttaaagagttgagagagggttgcaCCACGAATAacaactaagaaaaaaaaaaaaataataaaaaacacaaaaaaaaaaataataaaaaataaaaaattaaataaacatgagTAGCCTCcgcgactgtagtggccccctcgggccttggggaggtgaataacctaaaaaaaaaaaaaaaaaaaaaaatcagaaatattgCTGAAATCTCTTCATTGGCTACCAATAAATCAAAGAATAATCTATAAGATATCAGTTATCacacataaaattttattatctaaatcTCCTGCATATTTATTTGAACTCCTTGAAGTccaaacttcaaaacaaaatactaGATCATTAGACAGTTGTCAACTTACACGTCGTCAACAAAACTTCTCTGGGCTCAAATTCTTTTGGTATGACTGCACCTCGAATTTGGAATGGTTTATCTATGAACACACAAAACTCAACctcttaaacatttaaaaaaagactaaaatatgAACTTTTTCAAACTCATAGCCAACTTGTTTTAGTGCTTCTGAATTACTTCATCACTATTGTGATTGTTGTAAATAATGGCACTTTAATCTCTAataattatgattattattattaatattattgatattattatatatatatatatatatatatacatatatatatatatatatatatatatatatatatatatatacacacacacatacacatatatatatgtgtgtatatatatatataatatatatatatatatatatatatatatatatatatatatatatatatatatatatatatatatatatatatatatatatatatatatatatatatatatatatatacacatatatatggaTAATTCTGCGAGAGTGGCAGTCGTAACATTTGAGACTCTTgaagctattaaaaatgaacCGAAAATGGAAATGACTTGAAACTTTCcagatatataaaatactatcatataatttagtatttaaaagttACAGCATTAAAGtatcttttcaaaaatgaacTCTATGTAGTGCAACGGTCATAACGCTTACTTTTTACCACTTCTGAACAACACAACTTTTATAGACTTAATGCAGTCAATggcatggtaaaaaaaaaatcatttggtgTGTGTATTTAGCACATATCGATGTTATTATATGCtgagtttcatagtttttacttaaagttttacaagcattttatgtttttttctgtCGTGACAGTTATGCGAATAACTAAGCTGCTGACTGCAATGGTAGGAATACTTGCTTTGTTGTTCAGTGCTTTAATTTCATTAACTATGACTGTTGCTCTTTCAGTAACACTTGcacaattgttattattttaataaacagtcATATGCTTTGAAAACATCAGCAGAAGTTGGCAGTTGATTTGTTTGGAATGGTCTAGGTTGTTCAAGCATACCATGTTCAGTTTCACTTCGTGTTTTAACAGtaaccatttttattttcaattttacctaattaaactaaaacaaaaaaacaaataacgcaatttaaatgtaatatgtaCGAGTATATATCTTGTAATGAAATGCAGGATCATGTTATTCGGAAGTCAACAAATAACACTGACAGCTTTTTGTCTTATTTCGTAGGGTGCTCTAAACTTTTGCAAAGTtctatatactattaatataatattatcaacatgaatcatcaaaaaatttcaaatcttaATGCTTTTATCCTGCAATTATATGACTGTTGTAAAATATCATCATTTTGACCTGACATAGTAAAATTCAAGTTAGAGTTGgcaaaacaaaatcaaatttttattacatttcttttatatatcattaataGAGACAACAAAATGCAACTTTATTTCtgtgtttcataaaaaaaaaaaattcaacccaccctaacatacatatatatatatatatatatatatatatatatatatatatatatatatatatatatatatatatatatatatatatatatatatatatatatatatatatatatatatatatatttgtgtgtgtgtaaattATCTACcatgaacatcaaaaaataaagcaaattctTAGGAGACAacatgattaaattaaaaatctttacttatagataaaaatgttgtatttttatttaattttaaaaagtcattcttattaaatataaataaaacaaattcttaaaatatttttatttttaacaccaaaaaaattcaaaattattattaactacaaacatttgaataaacttcaaaacaaaaacaactttgacAATAACaccaaagtaaacaaaaatctaaccacaaaaatatatctaatttcAGTAAATCATGTTAAGtagaaaaatttcttattagttattttgttttgatagtacaactttattattaaaatatcattttgcTATAACAATAAACTTGATATATAGTTCTAACATTTTAGGATTAAATAATGGCCAGAAATAAATATAGTACCTTAAGCAAAAAGTCATTACTAATTTTAGTAATGGAGTTCAACAACATGAACTATCTGTCAAGTATAATATGGAAAAATCGGTGATTAACTGAGAGATCAGTAGATGCAAAGTCAGAGGCACTGTCCAAACCAAGCACATTGGAGGTCGCCCCCAAAAACATCAAAAGCTACTGATTGTAGGTTTTTGTGAAAAAGCTTTGCTACTGCTCGAAATGTAATAAAGGAATAAgaactaaaagtttcagaaACTCACTATATTCACTATAAAAAGACATCTTGATATAACAGTGCTATTTAGTTACATagctgcaaaaaaatatttcagaaaaaaatagaaaagctaaattaaaatttgcccATACTTATAAAAATTGGACAGTAGAACAATGGAGTTACATTtttatcttatagcctgctgcaaCAAGGAAGTgatgctacattgactgaggttTTGGTtggggcaggcagtctatcaaataataaaaactttaaaaaaaactttttaaactttttctagccttaaatacaattttttttaaaaaaaaacaaacaaaaaactgacCCGACAttagaaaactaaaaatgaccaagcaagagtatatatatatatactggatTACCCGGCGCTTCGCCCGGGTTTCttggggttagggttagggtaaggAGGGGCTGTTGGTGACCCAAACCTGGCCAAATACACTGCTCAGACCTACTTAGTGCCTGTGCCATGTTTGGTATTGATTGGTCCAGAGGTGTTGATGCCTATAGCTAATATCAAACATACAAACAttgccttatatatatatagagatgtatgtatgtatgtatgtatgtatgtacatacatacatacatacatatatacatatatatataaatatatatatatatatatatatatatatatatatatatatatatatatatatatatatataaatatatatatatatatatatatatatatatatatatatatatatatatatatatatatatatatatatatatatatatatatatagatctatAGTCTGTTGTATTTGGGAAGAGCGGAAGGAAAAAAGTGATTCTTACGCCAACACATATGtcacttttaattacttttgactTTCGTCCAACATTTGCGTGTTGGACAAAAGTAAAaaccattaattttattacaaataaatcgtttttgaaaaaaaccacaaaaacgcAAATTTAATTGaccagaatgttttaaaaacattctgaatgtttttaacaatataaacaatgtttttatttttattttttttaataaaatgtttttatttttaatgtttttaataaaatgtttttatttttatttatttttgctgtaAATCATGcggggagtgttgctacatcgactatcttatagcctgactcgcaagggagtgctgctacatcgactgacaaatagcctgactcgcaagggagtgctactacatcgactgacaaatagcctgacccgcaagggagtgctgctacatctaCTGTCTTTTAGCCTGACCcgcaagggagtgttgctacatcgactgagggtttggttggggcaggcagtctatcaattaataaaaaaaaataattccggtcttgcattttaatttttactttttgtcaacaaaatatggaaaaaactttCGGACAACATCTacgggttgtatatatatatatatatatatatatatatatatatatatatatatatatatatatatatatatatatatatatatatatatatatatatatatatatatatatatatatatatatatatatatatgtatatatacatatatatatatatatatatatatatatatatatatatgtatatatacatatatatatatatatatatatatatatatatatatatatatatatatatatatatatatatatatatatatataacattttccAGTAGACCAAATTGTGAATTTAAACCATTCTTGAATTCCCTTGAAAACACAcacaaaatttcatcaaaatcgGTCCAGTCATTTAGGAGGAGTTCAGtcactaaatatatatataaagatatatatttatttatttattggggTAGGTGAGGCAGCTTAGCTgtggtgaaaaaaaaattgcctaagAGAAAATAAACTAATCTAAAAGCTCCCAATTTAATagtaagaaatatatattcGTATATGGTCAGCTAATTAAAGCATCAAGGTCAGCTACTGAAAATAGCCATAAGCATTAGTATTaacttcagtacatacattgataGTTAAGGCATGTCTACATCAGCAGGCAACATGTTGGttctaatacaaaaataaactcaaaaaatatttctttaataaaatgttaaccTTAACCtgctattttattaataaaaaccagATTTCTTTCatacaaaacttcaaaaaaaaatctctctAAAAAATAATCTCTAAAGTTGAGatatcaatttgttttttaatttcagatgaATTTTATGAACATCAGAATAATGTGGCTCTGTTGTTTTAATACATCGATTCATCCAATCTTTAACTTTATCTGTCAATGCAGGAGACTTTTCACCTAACAgctaacataaaaataaatatgttaaaaacaaaaattaaaaacaaatataaatctttatacaattatttacaatatctatgcaattataattaaatatactttaataatcACTTCTAATAATGATcataaaagtgtattttgtaTTGCTACTTCTTGTAATAATACCATTtatgttaactttttataaaatgcacTAGGTTTAATACTTTCAACAActtaagtgaaaaaataaaattacacaagatttcattttttcacTTAAGTAGTTGAAAATTGAGTTTCGATTGATGGAACAAGAGATAATAGCTTGTTTCAGTAGCAATCATGacagtatttgtaaaaaagagatgCAATCTTACTCAAATGAGACACAGGCTTAAGCATGACAACTTAAACAGctttaactttattaacaatatttttgtggATGTCTTGAAAAGAAAGGTCATTTCTAGAAGAACCAGCCAAAACATGACAACATTTACGGGACGaataataaacttgtaaatGATTTGAAAATGGAATCAGATATAAGAAAATGGCAATGGCAATAAAGAGaggcaactttagcagatgatAATTTCGCTATGGATTGTATAAATGGTTTCCATGAGTGATTAGTAGTTAATGATAATCAGAGCAGATATAAATTAGAGGACTTAGTGAGAGAGTTGCCATTCATCAACATCAACAATATTGCAGTAAATGTTGGCAGTAAATACCTGAGTTTTGCTGGAGTAAAAATTAACAAGCCTCTACAAGTCTCGAACTGTCACATAAAAATGATAAGATTTGAGACCTCCTGCTTGTtctaaatgattaaaaaaagatgacattttatcaaaactataatatatagttGTGTTGTTATAAAACTATAGTAAATACAGGGTGTGGCAGTAATTCGCGAACTAATTTTCGGCTGGGTTTTGTGatgtaaataaaattcttccacaatttgtttaatatataataagattttaataaaatagtaaataaaatttgtttaataatttaataaaatttgaagaactGAAGTTTTATATTTGATTCACGCGGGTTTGTCTGCACATGAAGTGATTCGTGTTTCTGGAGTATCTAAAACTACATTTTACAAAATGGTTAAACGTGGCAGTGCTGAAAGAGCCAAAATGCCTTTTCCAgtgaataaaaaagttgataaaatgttCACAGAAAAgcttaaaaagcatttaaaaaaaaatcctactGTATCCGTCAGAAAGACAGCAAAATTGTTCAATGTTGAAGAAAGGAAAGTCAGAAGAACTCTAAAAACACTTGGAAAAGTCAGTGTGGCCTGACCTTTATGTCAACTTTTAacagaaaaactaaaaacttttcgATTGGAACAATCAAAGAAGCTTTTAAATCGGCTAAAAAGCCTGATTTAGAAGCTTCTTTGATCGTTGCTTAGTCAACAGTTAAAGTTTTCTCATATGAAATGCTTCGTCAACAGTTAAAGTTTTCTCATATGAAATGCTTCATCAACAGTTAAAGTTTCTcatatgaaaaactttttagtgtTGACTGTGTAGTGATTCATTGTGCAGAAGGGTGACAAAGCACCACCTGTGTGTCACAccaactaaaagattttttgttaaagaaacagtttgtttaacaacttttttgttgttgttaagaattagttaaagaaaatagtgttttaagttttatcttaaggaattaaacatataatttcctttaaaatatataaattattttctgtcataatagtttaaaaaatgcacGATTTATTTtgatgcaaatattttattaataagatacttttattttaagtttattatcaaTTCAATAACGTAAAGTTTTTATGaggtttgtttaatttataaaaataaactatgatCACGAATATGTTAACAGTAACTgataaaactattgtttaaaaacagtattaaaatgagttcacaaaataaataagaaaaaattcattaacagctaataaaataacaaaaaaccaactgtaaaattataaaaaaataaacaaatattaagtTACGTTTTATGaagagaatatttttttcaaaataaaatttagttcatattcaaaaataatgataaaaataatttttcaaataagaactaagattttatttgtaacttttgttatagtgagaaaaaaaaaactgtctgtATGATTTTTAACgtgttaataaaataactgtAATTACAATACGGTACTTGAAAATACGCTAGTGACACAATATAACTTCTAACAATACAAAATACATTTGCTGAGTTGAGTTACTTTGAAATGCGTTACGCGTTTTGGTTACGCAGCGAAATCTCGTAACAAGGCCTGCTATAGTATATAGTTgcgttgttataaaaaatatagtatattgttttattagtataaaattataGTATATAGCTATGTTGTCACCTAATAGAGTTAAAGTGTATGACTACAATCATACACTTTAGGTGTATGATTGTAAGACATACtagaaatttgttaattaaatactCAAAGACCTTACTAATAATAGActatatataatgataaatatatgataataataattgctAATAATTGATAGGACAATAGTTGGAGAGGAGTGTTcttcagagtttttaaaaattagaacaagtaatgccattttccagcaggaaAACTTTCAGTAAATAGTTAAGAGAGTATTGAAGATCTGAAAAACATGTGTTACTACTGTGTTGTTACATGTGTTACTATTGTGTTGTTACATGTGTTACTACTGTGTTGTTACATGTGTTACTATTGTGTTGTTACACGTGTTACTATTGTGTTGTGACATGTGTTACTATTGTTTTGTTACATGTGTTACTACTGTGTTGTTACATGTGTTACTACTGTGTTGTTACATGTGTTACTACTGTGTTGTTACATGTGTTACTACTATGTTGTTACATGTGTTATTACTGTGTTGTTACATGTGTTACTATTGTGTTGTTACATGTGTTACTACTGTGTTGTTACATGTGTTACCATTGTGTTGTTACATGGTTGTTACTACTGTGTTGTTACATGTGTTACTATTGTGTTGTTACATGTGTTACTACTGTGTTGTTACATGTGTTACTGTTGTGTTGTTACATGGTTGTTACTACTGTGTTGTTACATGTGTTACTATTGTGTTGTTACATGTGTTACTATTGTGTTGTTACATGTGTTACTACTGTGTTGTTACATGGTTGTTACTATTGTAAGACTATTACAAGAATGTTATCACAGTCAGTAGAtgagtttaaaacaaaaataatttagaaacagaaaaaaatgataTCAGTTTCTTCGGGATGAAAGGAAGAGTGTGGTCAATAGATTCAAGATACAAATTAGAGAAAGTTCTTTGCAGATAGTTCTGTCTTATTCGGTTCAgagtgatgagcattaaagccAGCAAAAACAACAATGTTGGTAAATGGATAAAGTAAATAGGCGTAgtcaatttgtttataaataacttcGAAAAAAGTGCAGCcttgaaaagaaaaagaacaataaagaacaaggAAAATTGAGATTGAGTAAAGAGGTGCTAAATAGGTGAACTGATACATTAGTAACGCCCGGACCAGGCAGTCTATGCAAATTAATGGATAACAGCCATCAACATCCGAAGATGAATAGCTGAATTCAATTTAGTCACACAATGAGCAAGTAAATAAATGGTGAATTTTGTTTAAGGTAAAACTCAGCAGATGAAAAGTTACTTGAAGACCACAGATATTCGTAAAAGATAGATTGATACTATTAGGTATTGGTGATTATGTTTTaagttataagaaaataagCTTGAAAATAAATCATAGATAATGCATGGCACCTTAAACAATGTAGTTGCCTTAGTTTTGCTAATTAacctaaatttataacaaaaggCTCCATATGTGGCCTTGGAAATGCACACCATAAGCACTAACAGGGACATATTTTAATGTGCAATGTGCATTGTTAATACTATGATATTTTATGGCTGTTGATCAAaccagcctctctgagagctaccacagggTTTGGAAAACTTTACTATGAGcaagcctcagaaccattaaactgagttttgaAGCTGTAGCCTCATTAGTATATAACAGGAAGAATTGCATAGCCATTAACAAAGAGGCACAAGCAAACATTGTAAAACTGacttaattttgtttcatcTTTGGATCTCAGAGTTAATGACATTGATTTACTaaaactccaatagtcacatgcttggcctcaGCATATACTTACATATCAATTTACCTATTTGTTGTGAAACtttgttatttgttaaaagtagaATCTCCATAAGTAGAAAATCCAACGATCATCATTCTAGGCAGGAAACAACTTATCACAGATTTACATTTacaccagcctaatagataaaaaatgtgagaggctggtcaacagaacTTCTCTTCCCTCTCAAGTTTTTGGCTAGGAGGCAAAATCAATTCTATAAAGCAGCAAgacaatttagttttaaatttagttcagaattaatttttcaactcaaatttttgaaaacattaaaatcagtgcattaaaaaaatttaagttattaaatagtAGTAATACAAAAATACACTATAAATAGgagtaatacaaaaaataaacaatgcaaAATACACTCTTAATATTATTCATtactataaacattttaaaattaatgtaaataatgaatgtgagtaaaatttaattctaatataacaaaaatataactaaaacttcatcaatattttgaatttggtttttaattgatttatgtttaattttttttttaagatttagaaatcttaaaaaaatttagaaatcttagcaaagaaatcttaaataagTTGGTAATTTAAGTGAGTAatccactttttaaaaaatggcaaacaTTTTACAagcaaattacaaataaaacttttaatttagttgatcACTATCCTGTTTAATTTAGAGTCCTGTTAAACTCTTGATAATTTAGATGAATAAATGCTGTTGaatactttgataatttaagtTTGAAATGTTCTGCTGAATAAGTGAATAATCAAGCTGAATAGTCAAGTCCTGTTAAACAACACAGAAATTTAAGTAAAGTtctatataacattttaatagtaaaatatgttCGTCTTTTTAACTGCGCTTGGAATAAGTATATTGTATAAACCACTCTTTAACTGTGCTTGGAATAAGTATATtgtataaagtaaataaatcataacAGCTAATGTAAGTAATAATTCTTTGTCAGCTAAAGATTTAAACTATGTGCATGAGCATATTAGTTTTCATATTAACATAtactacataatatatataatatataataattttcatattagCATATCATATGATatttacttgatatatattatatatgattatattatcatattatGTTATATTGGCTGCTCCATGTTTAAGCAAGtattagtaaactttatattcCCAAATCTTTTGTTACgtaaaatattttgcttgatAAGTTCTTCTTATGTATTTCttgatattgttaatattaGTATTGAACCTTTGCTTTACTCACAAcactaattataaaatatattttctgtatATTGCAATTTATTAAGGTAAAGAGAGAGAAGCTtacattttaacaacaaatttaagaactttttgctcttaaattaaaaaaacagctaaaaagaaaaactttatacaAAACCTCTAGTTGTGAAAACTCAGTCAAAGCCAAAAGATCAGCAATCGAAACTTCATTGCCtgatatatataatgtattctttaaaaaatatgaatcaaACATTTCTAAacacttttgaaaaagttttagcTCTGAGGTAACATCTGAAGGAGGCTGGCCAGTCAACATGGGTTTAAAGAtctgaaacaaatttaaaatagtagtttaaaaaaaaataatgcattaattaaaagttgcacaaaaaaaagataaaaaagttacagatttaaaaacaatccCAGATGCACCACTTCTCAAGTTTAAATGATGCCATGCTAAATATTCATCAACTTTGCTTCGTTCCATTTGGTTTTTAGGGTACCAATGACTATCAACATTTCTTGTCtcacataaatattttagaatggCAGAACTAAAAATTCACCTTAGCTGTTAGTAGCATAgaaattaggtaaaaaaaaaaaaacaatgagatAAACAAAGTGTAAAAACTGGaagaaagaataaaacagaAGGAAGATGTGGAAGGAATGTAGTggatttaattagtttttaattcttAGAAGAGAAAaaggtaaaaacaaaacaaacaaaaaagttgacttgatatggttttatttagtgcctgtattttctttttttgctttctctttatttctttaagataaaaaaaatcatgagcatatccaaaaaaaaaattctactaaacAACACATGTTCTACTAAACAACACATGTACTACTGAAAAACACATGTTCTACTGAAAAAGCTTTTATAgtaaagaaatttcaaaaacacAAGTGATGATCAGAtggtaaaaaagaaattttaataaaattagagaatattgatct
Above is a window of Hydra vulgaris chromosome 10, alternate assembly HydraT2T_AEP DNA encoding:
- the LOC100204148 gene encoding glutathione S-transferase theta-3 → MSLKIFYDAMSQPSRSVLLFLKCTKIPYVPVLVDIAKGGTRTAEYKLISPSQKVPAMQDGDFLLMESSAILKYLCETRNVDSHWYPKNQMERSKVDEYLAWHHLNLRSGASGIVFKSIFKPMLTGQPPSDVTSELKLFQKCLEMFDSYFLKNTLYISGNEVSIADLLALTEFSQLELLGEKSPALTDKVKDWMNRCIKTTEPHYSDVHKIHLKLKNKLISQL